A single Leguminivora glycinivorella isolate SPB_JAAS2020 chromosome 25, LegGlyc_1.1, whole genome shotgun sequence DNA region contains:
- the LOC125239517 gene encoding actin cytoskeleton-regulatory complex protein pan1-like, producing MPFKRDPGGPGNAIQETQTGQCCATVQQTQTFQVPVELMQQKGACPGLIPQGLLGGLLPQPDACLGGLMPQPDACLGGFMPQQEVCPGGLMPQQQVCPGGLTPQVCPGGLTPQQQVCPGGLMPQQQVCPGGLTQQQVCPGGLTPQQVCPGGLMPQQQVCPGGLMPRQGTCSDGLMQQQEGLCGQKQQQQQQGGRLLQQQAGMGGLMQQQAGLGGLIKQCQQGFGGLKQAQQAGCPGLVRPGFQGGLGRPCLPQVGFPYGLGGRQRGMCRGMLPAGFQPGLYESVPQQAELDGSMQPHQGLQYGLDEPIQPQLGLQPGVGPQQPTGLESMQPQFQRGMYEPGQPQQAGYHRGLNEPLNPQQATYQRGLNEPLNPQQAGYQRGLNEPLNPQSAGVQPALGDPMGQQQPGLKHEVESPQPQTESQSGPDESKKKKRKER from the coding sequence ATGCCATTTAAACGCGACCCAGGAGGCCCTGGCAATGCAATACAAGAAACACAGACTGGCCAATGCTGCGCTACAGTGCAACAAACACAAACTTTTCAAGTGCCGGTTGAGTTGATGCAACAAAAGGGAGCGTGTCCAGGCTTGATTCCACAAGGACTACTAGGTGGATTGTTGCCACAACCAGATGCATGTTTGGGTGGATTGATGCCACAACCAGATGCATGTTTGGGCGGATTCATGCCACAACAAGAAGTATGCCCGGGTGGATTAATGCCACAACAACAAGTATGTCCGGGTGGATTAACGCCACAAGTATGTCCGGGTGGATTAACGCCACAACAACAAGTATGTCCAGGTGGATTAATGCCACAACAACAAGTATGTCCGGGTGGATTAACGCAACAACAAGTATGCCCGGGTGGATTAACGCCACAACAAGTATGCCCGGGTGGATTAATGCCACAACAACAAGTATGTCCGGGTGGATTAATGCCACGACAAGGAACATGTTCGGATGGACTCATGCAACAACAAGAGGGTTTGTGCGGGCAAAAGCAACAGCAACAACAACAAGGAGGTCGGTTACTGCAACAGCAAGCAGGTATGGGTGGCTTAATGCAACAGCAAGCAGGATTGGGTGGACTAATAAAGCAATGTCAACAAGGTTTTGGAGGATTAAAGCAAGCGCAACAAGCAGGTTGTCCTGGGTTAGTGCGACCAGGATTCCAGGGTGGATTAGGCAGACCATGTCTACCACAAGTAGGATTCCCATATGGGTTAGGCGGACGGCAACGTGGAATGTGTAGGGGTATGCTACCAGCAGGGTTTCAACCTGGACTGTACGAGTCTGTGCCACAGCAAGCTGAATTGGATGGGTCAATGCAGCCACACCAAGGATTGCAATACGGATTGGATGAACCAATTCAACCACAATTAGGGTTGCAACCTGGAGTGGGGCCACAACAACCAACTGGTTTGGAGTCAATGCAACCGCAATTTCAACGAGGGATGTATGAGCCAGGGCAACCGCAACAAGCTGGGTACCATCGTGGTTTGAATGAACCACTGAACCCACAACAGGCTACATACCAACGTGGATTGAATGAACCACTGAACCCACAACAGGCAGGATACCAACGTGGATTGAATGAACCGCTGAACCCCCAATCAGCTGGAGTCCAACCTGCGTTGGGAGATCCAATGGGGCAACAACAACCAGGATTAAAACATGAAGTCGAGTCACCGCAACCACAAACAGAGTCGCAATCTGGACCGGATGagtcaaaaaagaaaaaaaggaaAGAAAgataa